The following DNA comes from Falco rusticolus isolate bFalRus1 chromosome 12, bFalRus1.pri, whole genome shotgun sequence.
ctgccttcaGTGTCTCACTAGGGGTggagaggggtgtgtgtgggaaagGGTCCTGTCTGTGTAGGAGGAAGCAGGGAGCATGTAAGGCATTCTTCAGAGTATGGTTTAGGATCATGTTTTGAAGATGGAGCTAAGGGAGAAGCACTGAAACTGGGTGAGCCAAGGAACAGGTCCCACTTCAACTCCTATCTGTCCTTCTACTATGAACAGAAGAACTGTTGTATCCCAAGTGTTCCCTTTTGTCCTGCTAGTTCCTGACTGCTTCTAGCTGATGTGATCTAGGGATAGCTGCTGCAAGAAGACTCGATATAATCCTCACATGATGcttcatttgtgttttctctttttctttctttttctgctgtagcCGTAACCTGGGAGGCAAGCTTGGCACTGCCATCACAGACATCCTGGGAGTAGAGTACATTGGGCAGCTGACACAGTACAGTGAGACAGAGCTCCAGACCCACTTTGGAGACAAAACTGGGTAATGATAAACCACTCACCACAACGTGACTCTTGGCAGGAACTGAGACTTCCTTTCGGTCACAGGTTGTTCTGCTGTGATTAGGAAGGTTGGAAGGTAAAACTTCAGTGACACCTTTGAGAAACAGTGGACTGGCAGGCCACAAACAGGTGTTCGGTCTTGACTGCTCCCAGGCACCCTCCGCAGGATAATGTTTTGCCTGTCAGCCagttcctctgctttcctctagTGTCTTAAGGATGGGGCCAAGCTGTGGAAGGGCTCCctgcaggctgggaaggaggcaggCTTGACAGTCTCATTACAGAGGAAATTACAAGGCTGGACTGGAGCCTGAAACACCACTTCTGGGCCCAGAGCAGCGGTTGGGGTGCCGTGCAGACCGGTGAACTGTTGCCACTTcaggagaagaggcagagaacTTGTGCCAACAGGCAGTTGTGGCCTGAAGGAAGCCTGCCTGTTTGGCTGCGGCTGCAGCAAGAGTCAGAGCTTGCACAGAGCTGAAAGCATGGTTCAGCAGAAGGCTGACTTGCTGCCCAGTGATGCCTGCCTGTCTGTGGCAGCCTTCACCTCATGCTTCCTCTGTGACTTTCAGGTCCTGGCTCTATGACTTGTGCAGGGGAATTGAAGAGGAACCTGTCAAAAACCGGTACCTGCCCCAGTCCATTGGCTGCAGCAAGAACTTCCCTGGGAGGACAGCCCTGGCCACGCAGAAGGAGGTAGGAGAAGCTCACATGTAGCAGAAGGCTTTGACACTTGCAATGGAGAAGATGAGAACACTAAAAGCTGAGAATAACTtgcaaaactgctgcttttgtgtgtcACCGTGCCCTAAAACCCAGCCTAGGGTCTCAGTAGGGGGAGGTGGTTTGGCCCCCAGAAATTAGGGAAATACCCGTTTGACAGAAATGTATTGACAAACTCCTGCACAAAGGAGTCAAACAGTGTTGTAATTTCCACAAGCAAAACCGTGGGTGTGCTGTTCAGAAGGTATTTAAGGTGCCAAGCTTCAAGGGCTTTGTTGCTAGAAAGAAGGTAACTAGTccaaagaaagagagaggatgCACCTTACCTGTTAGCTGGGGAAGGGCTCCCACAGAGCTGTAGGGAGATGCAAAGAGAGATCCAGGGCAGGGAACTCGGATTATTTGGCAAAATCTAGTAGTAGGGCTGCAGGGCTTGTATCTGCAGTGCCTTGTCTCCACTTGAATCCTCATCTGGGCTGATTTCTCCAGGAGTACTCCAGATACAGGGCCTGTAGTCTGTGCCCATTCCAGTCAGATCCCCCTGCAGCATTCCTGACGTGCAGAGCATCGCTCTGGCCTGGTGGCAGTGCTGTGACCAGTGGCCCAACCTGTCTGTTACCACTGTTTTGTCCAGGTGCAACactggctcctgcagctggccTTGGAGCTGGAATCCAGACTGATCAAGGACAGGAGCCAGGTAAGGAGGGGAAGCACAGGAACCAGCGTTCTCCCTGCTGGCCTTCAGAAGGCCATGCAGTGCATTTGCACCATGAGCTGtttgcaggaggctgagggtggTGTATGAGGAAATCTGCTGGCCCTCAGATGTGTGCTGAGGTACCTCAAGCAGAGAGGTGTGCAGGGGCCTGCCCAGGAAGGATGATTTTGGCCAAGAACACTGCAGGGCTAAGGACAGTCCTTGTCCTGTACTTTAGGATGCAGGGACCTGCATCTTCATCCTGCCGCACTGCTGCTCCCTTCCAAGCCTTTTTGCTGATGCAGTTCTGCCTGTGCGGTGGGCTGTGAGGGGATGCAATACACTTGAATCCAAACGGTAGACTGCAGGCTAGGGTGATAGTAATATGCAAACTTCATTactgttgggggggggggggggcacgggggcggcaaaaaaaagtgtgcagctgcctttgaaggaaagcaaagactTACTGCTTCCCATCCTGTGTGGTGCAGCTGTACAAGCACCGTACAAGCTGTTCTGTATCTCATCCCCTGGAGATCAGGCCAGGCAGGACAAACTGCCGTCTGTCACACAGCATCTTCAGGAGGTGGTAGCCGTTAGTACAGGGTTCTGCGCAGTGAGACTgtctcctctgcctttcctgcagATGTCGCTtgaaacactgctgctgcttctctctgcagaACCACCGAGTGGCCAAGCAGCTGATGGTGGTCATCCGCATGCAGGGAGACACCCGGGTGTCACGTTTTTGTGCTCTGTCCCGCTATGATGCCCAGAAGATGTGCAACGATGCCTTTGCCCTCATCCAAAACTGCAACGtggctggggctcagcaggCGGCCTGGTGAGTGTGGGAGAAAGTGGTTCTCATCGCTGTCAGGGGTGGTTCTCCTGCGGGAGGTGCAGGGTGAGCCAAGGACCTGACAGAAAGGAATGAGTGTTATGCCAACTGGCAGGAAAATCGATCCCCAGCACACGCACAGTGGAGCGCAGCGACTTCGCTTGTTAGCAGTAGGACAGCTGTGAAAGGCTGGCCTCCTCTTAGCCCAACATCTGGCAAGACACTTCTGACTTCTGTACGTAGAGCTGATGATTGCTGCTGGTAGCGGGTTGTCCAGATGAAGCAAGGCAGTCCTTGCCCTGCTGGGCCGGAGAACAGCTAGGCCTTGCTGTCCTCCCCTAAGGACAAATGTGCTTTTtgggaggaggctgctggggcagaaaggaaaagctaagGTGCACGTATTCAACATtactgcctgccttcctcctgctctggagCGAAGGCAAGAAGGTCCTGTCTGTTAGGCTCTGACAATGCTGCTGCTCCCTTAAGGCCCTCTCACCTTGCCTGGGAGTCTCACAGCAGCCATGGCCCGTGGTGGGCTGGAAGTCcaggctggcactggctgccctggctccagTGCCCTTTCCTTTGCTCTGGGAtgctgctctgggaaggaggctttctgctctgcccgctgcagcctgctgtgtcTGTGAGACTGTTCTGGAGGTAGCAATGCCAGCATTTGTCAGAGGAAACTTCTCTTCTGCCCCTTGCCAGATACCCAGACTGCAGCTCCCATCTCCTGCCTGTGAACATAATATATTGCTTAAAGTCTTACCTCAGTGGACTTCTTCCTTCCCAGGCTGGTGTCTGAGCTGATGCTGGTTTATCCTTTGCAGGTCTCCACCACTCATATCGGTGCTTCTCTCAGCAAGTAAGTTCTCAGAGCCTGCCACGCTCCTCTCTGCAGGCATTGCCACCTTCCTGACAGGTGACACCCAGGCTGACGGCACTGCCACTGGCAGCCAAGACACCGCATCTTCTAGGAGGCCCAGGGTTAAGTTCTTCAGGAGCCCAAGCAAAGAGCTTAGGGAAAAACCAGCTAATGCTATTGAGTCATTCTtccaaaaggcagcagaaaggcagcagtcACAGACGGCGGCAGCAACCAGCCTGCCCACTGCTACCACTGCGGAGTCACCTGTGCCAAGCTCCCCAGAgcacagagagagagatggCACTGGATTTGCCTCTGTGCAGTGTGACATAGAGTCCCCTGCCAAGCGGAGTCCCAGGGATGGGAGCCCTACTTCTCTTTACAAGAGGCTTCCCTGTGAGAAGTTGCTGTCTGATGCCACACAAACACCCTTGACTCCACCCAGCTCCAGGACCCTTCTGAAATTAGAGCCAGCTATGGAGGGAAATGAGCAGAATATGCCACCCTCTCCCGAGCTCACTCCGCTCCCTCCTGCCTCGCCAGGGGACCAGCAACGCTGTGAGAAGTGTGGTCAGCTCGTGCTGGTGTGGGAATTCCCAGAGCACATGGACTACCACTTTGCTCTGGAACTGCAAAGCTCCTTCCTGGAGCCCAGCGCTCCCAcggctccagcagcagctcccaacCCAAAGGCTGCAGGTTCCAGGTCTCCTGCCAAGGCAAAGAACAAGCCCAAGCCTCCAGCAGCATCTAGTGCAAAACGACCCAGAGAAGGTGTGACAAGAACtttagattttttctttaagcgCCCACCTCCTTAACTCCTAGCCATGCTGAGagtttttaaataatcagtgttttttaatacaaagtttTTATACTGCCTGTCagattttaatgcagaaaagtCTAATAAATTATCTGTAAGTCTAAGAGGAACTGGAACTTGTGAATTGCGTAAGATGCTGGATGTACCTAGCTTAGCAGGTGGCAGCTAGCTTGCCTCTGTCTGCTCGGTGCTCTCGGAACCTGCGTTGTACTCTCATCTGTGCCTCTTGCCATGGGTATTTCCATGGCATCACTGCTCAGTGACTCTTCCTACTGTAAAAGCAGGCAGTGTAAGCACAATGGCTTATCCCAGGGAATCTCTAGCCAAGAGATTCAATCTCTTGAATCCTTTCCAGCTGCTTAACATGAAGCCTTCACCTCATGGTGGTTCTCTGGCTGCAGTTCGCAGGCCTTGCCCTTACTGTACATCTTATATATGGTAGCTTAGCCCTGTGgttccttctccccttccaccAGGAAGACTGATTTTTATCTCTGCCCCCACCATCCAAGGATTTTTGTTATAGACAGTCTGGCAATTCCCTCTGTATGACAGTCCATTGAGTGATGCTTATCAGCAGCTCTGGAGTGCGCAAGAAAGATTGCTCCTGCCAAGATCTGAGGAGGTTGGAGCTGCATAGATATGCTTTTTGTTGGgctttctgaaatctttgcACCAGTTCCTAATACACTATTGACACACAAAAAGTCTACTTCTAGAGTACTCATGAAGGGATGGGAAGCATACCCAGAAGTCACACAGACCTGTGAAAGCTTTCCTCTGTTGCAGAAAGGGTGTAtaacatttttcctccttcccagacTCTGAGTAATACTACACGCAACTTGATCAGTATCTGTTTTGATCATGCACTGCCAAATGCCTTGTTCAACTCTTTGGGCCACAGTTCACAGCAGAGTGGCCGCCCCAGTGCTCCACAAATTACAACAGCCAACAAAGAGCATCATGGAGGGGTCAAGCAAGCACTGAAAGAGGGCGAGACGGGCTCCAGGGCAAGAGATGTGCTtgcccacagctgcctggcagggctcagctctGTGCTACGCAGCTAGCTGCCTGGAGCCCACCAGCCTCTGCCACAAGTGCTGCTGCCAATAATTTGAACTCCGCTcgtggggcaggaggagggaacGTGCCACATCAAAGGCAGCACTGGGTGGGGTTTGGAAACACACTTTGCCGAGTTTCATCAGCTGCAGACTTCCCCTCCCTGACCAAGGGAGAGCGCCTTTCGGGCAGCAGATAATGATGCAAAGTGCAGCTGTATTCGCATGTGCCgtttccccttcttttctgaACTACACCATCCTACTCACAGCCGTTGAGCTGCTCTCCTTCCAGCAAACAGCCTGTGCTGGGAAGGTCCTGCATTACTGTCAGTAGGGGTCTAATACTTGACAACACAGTTGTGACATTTCAGGAAGCACAAGCAGCTCATTCTGGTGCGTGCAGCTCTGCTGGTaagcagcagagggaggaatTACAGAGTCACTCCCATTAATGACAGTCCTCACGTTGCAAAGTGACAAAGTTTCCCAAGTCCTCACGCAAAGAGAAATAGCAACCAGTCTGGCAGGGTTGCCTTACGCTCCTGTGACAGTGGAACATCTGGTTTCCTAAGTGTCTGGCAACACTGGGCTCTACAGATGTCACTACCTGACACAAAACCATGTTGGTAACAGGCAAATCCCTTCAGTGACACAAGTCACCTCCACAGGGAAgcctttctgcctctgcttgtCCCAAGGGAACAACTTGTTCTCGTGGAGAGACGGCAGTTGTGAACCCCTTGGTAAGGTCAAAgctattataaaaataaaccaccagTTAGATGCGTGCCCTAGAAAGCATCCCTTTAATTAGGCTCTGGGGGAATTTGTGGCTGAGGAGGCACTTGCCACAGCCTGTTCCGCCCACAACAGCCTGAAGTGCTGTGCTCAGGGTGACGTGGCTGCCTGTCACCCCAGGCTGCACACCCAGGCTTGCTCAGATAAGCTGGGAGAGCACAGTTGTAAACAGCAGCACGCGTGCATTCCTTCCACGCTACAGGGCAGTATTTATAGGGCTGAATGCAGGAAGCTTAGGAAGGGGTGAAGGGCAGCCATCTCCAACCATGACCCAGCTCCAAGGGCAGCAGGGCAAGAGCCCAACTCCACCCTCGCTCAGTGTACAATTCAGCCAGCGAGCTcaataaaacatctttattCTGTACATTTATATATAGATGCTTGGGGAATAGTGACAACCCCCAGCATTAGAAAAATTCAAGACAACAAAACAGCAATTATGAAGAGCATGGCACCAAGAACAGTCATGCCACAGATGGCAGGGATGAGGTGAGACCAGCCATCAGCTATTTCAGAGAAGGTCACAGCACCCATGCCCACTTTGGAGTAGAAAACATCAGGGCTGCTGCAAACAGCTGGAGTCCCCACCACACCCCAGGCAGCTTTCTTTGTGACCCACTAGCACCAAAGGGAAGAGcgtgctggcagctggggcttGTCCTTCCTGCAGGCATGGGTGAAAGACCACGTCACCGTAACACCCAGACCACTGCCAGGATAGGAAAAGAAGAGGGATCCTGCTTGAGCAGTGACcctgagccagcagctcctgtctCACTGCTGGGCTGATGGGGGAGAAGCAGAAGAAGTCAGTGCTCCCCCCGAGGGACAGGCCACTCCTGTCACTACCAAGCTGCCTCTGAATCCCTTCATTGATATCACCATTTCACTGGTTTCCCCGTGCCTCAGCACGCTCTTTGCAGGGTGTAGCTGCCACCTCCCCACCTGCTAGAGCCCAGCCCAGCGGAGAGCACCACTTTGCGACATCCACAGATCAGCACGGGCCACGCAGCCCCGCAGGCactgcctgtgccagcagcagaactTGCTCTCCCGGTAGTAGAACGGTTGTTTGGGTGCCCAAGTGCTATCACAGGCTCTCGCCCTTCTCTTCAGTCAGGGTTGGCAGGCCACCACACCATGCAACAGGGCTGGCTGAAGGCCTGTTGCTCACAGTAGACACATTTGGTCTAACAGtcaacaataaaaccaaaagcctATGTACAGCCATACAGCCCCTGCTGCACCCTCCAGGCTACACAGCCGAGCTGCACAACAGCGAGTGGGAGACAAACGTGCTCCACTCTTTGTTCACAGAGTCCTTGCTGGCAACATCAGCTTTCTTCTGACAACAAACCCCAGtggcaagggaaagaaaagagttcTTCCTCCAggagaaacaaataaaatcacGCCACTGTCAAATCACATCTAAACAATACAAGTCACCTGATTTTGTGTTAGTAATGCAGCCTATCCTCCTCGCACATTAAGGCAAGCGTGTGAGGAGCAAGCTGGGCTGGGACCTGGAACAGCCACACCAGGAAGCCCACTGCAAACCACTGCTGCCAATGTGCAGATGACACCGTCAGCTGAACACCCATGGAAACAACCTGCACACGCCAGCACAGACCCAGGCCCCGCTCCGCTCCACAGAACggcctcctgcccagctgctgcaaggAACGGATGGAAGCGCAAACGCTGCCTTCACGACGTTACATCGGGAAGCTGCGCCACtcagagcagccacagcttcccAGGAGTCAGAAAGTGGGATGCTGAAGGAGCATGTACATGTGAGTGGGGAACAGAACATTTGTCCAACACTAAGACACTCAGATTGGAGTAATGCAAAACCAACACACAAACGGACACACAGCAGATTAAAGCCAACCAAGATTAAAACGGTTAAAAAGTGTCCTGAATGCATTCTGAGAGGTTCAACCAAACCCCTGCTGTGGGTAGCAGGACCTCTTCCATCCCCTGCCCAGAAGGATGTGCTGCAGGATGATTCAAGAGAGGATTGTTGTCATCCCAGTGCTTCAGAGAGCAGAAATGGGACCAGAGATGGAAAACCATCTC
Coding sequences within:
- the POLH gene encoding DNA polymerase eta, yielding MSRGRERVVALVDMDCFFMQVEQRLDPQLRGRPCAVVQYTQWQGGGIIAVSYEARAFGVSRGMWATEARALCPELALARVPQARGKADLTRYREASAEVMQVLSRFAAIERASIDEAYLDLTGSARERLRALRGRPLAAALLPTTFVQGLPDDPGPQPGGKEERRQRGLHEWLASLSFDNPDCPDLQLTMGAVIVEEIRVAVEAATGFRCSAGISHNKTLAKLACGLNKPNRQTLVSSRFVPQLFSQLPIGNIRNLGGKLGTAITDILGVEYIGQLTQYSETELQTHFGDKTGSWLYDLCRGIEEEPVKNRYLPQSIGCSKNFPGRTALATQKEVQHWLLQLALELESRLIKDRSQNHRVAKQLMVVIRMQGDTRVSRFCALSRYDAQKMCNDAFALIQNCNVAGAQQAAWSPPLISVLLSASKFSEPATLLSAGIATFLTGDTQADGTATGSQDTASSRRPRVKFFRSPSKELREKPANAIESFFQKAAERQQSQTAAATSLPTATTAESPVPSSPEHRERDGTGFASVQCDIESPAKRSPRDGSPTSLYKRLPCEKLLSDATQTPLTPPSSRTLLKLEPAMEGNEQNMPPSPELTPLPPASPGDQQRCEKCGQLVLVWEFPEHMDYHFALELQSSFLEPSAPTAPAAAPNPKAAGSRSPAKAKNKPKPPAASSAKRPREGVTRTLDFFFKRPPP